The genomic segment AAAATCGTTGGCGTCCATCCGTTACGAAAGAGTTGTGAAAGTTAATGTTATCAAAATTACattcttttaaattatatgttctctaacatttaagttatattttttagGCGAACTCGGACCTTATTGAGTCATGGAAGGAATACCACTAGAAGAAAACAACAAATGATTTTGTGAACGACGATGCTCGACAAGATTAAGTAAGtttgaattatgtttttaatATTCATAGAGTTATATTTATTGTTAGTGTCTAACGTTTTCTGAAAACAAGAAAAACTAATTgctgattttgagttacaaactcaGCAAACATCTCGTGCCGCTTCCAATGATGATGGTTCAACAACAGTTGATCAGATGCAGGTGCTACAAAAAGTACTAGGCCAAAAGCGTGGACACGAGCGAGGAGTGAGCTGCAAATTAAAGGGGTTGGGGTCATCATCTACCCAGTGCTCTCACTTCATCGAGTCTCAAGCTCCTCCTCCACGTTCATCAGAGCAGATAGAAAATTTGGAGAATAAGCTAAAGAATTtgactgaccaagtcaatttCTTGTCTCAATTTCTTCCACCTTCATTTCGTCCACCAAACGTTCAGATGTCGCCTATGCCTGATAGCGACAATATTTCTAGAGCTtcgtcttctcaacctccagctccaGCCTATCCTTCCATGTACGGGGCAGCACATCTCAACCTATGGCACCTCCATACATGTACGGAGCAACACCATCACCTTATCCGTGGCCGATTCCACCGTCGTCGCAGCCGCCGTATCTCTACATGTATGGAGCAAGATCATCCACATTACCTCCCCTATATCCCTGGCCGATGCTGCCGCCGCAGCCATCACAACTACAACAAGAAGACAATATGGAGGATGAGACAGCTGGTTTAGGAGACTAGGTTTATATTATTGTTGGTTATTGTTACATTATATTAACAATATGAATATTTGTTATCTTAGTTGACTAATTTGagtatttaatataatatttttatttgtaatatatctgttttctattatttaaattttaattaataatttatattttaattaatgatttaaattttaattattaatttaaaatttaattaattattttttaattattaaaataattttattattttttataaataaaaatgtattaggggccatagTTGACAgtttattgatattataatgatGTTGTTGAAACTTTGGTTATCTTACTTTGCTATGATTTTAAACTTTTCTATTGTTCAAACTTTGATTGTTGAACTTAAAACACCCACAGCACACCACAATATAATCAAAGATATTGGAATGGAAAACAACTCAATCTATGTTAAAATTTGACATCTAATCCAATTATATTTTGTGCATTAATTTGGGCTAAATTTAAAactcataaaaaaattaatagtaAAAGTGTTGAAATTATCTTCATATatgaattttaaattattttattaaatcaagTGTTAATAAGTTTAAACTTATACACAAGTCCATGAACTaggaaaaacaacaaaaattcaAAGCTATACAAGTACATCAAATTCGAATTAGAATTTGATTTATACAAGTTTTAGAGATCAGTTATTTATAGATTTTGCAAAGCTACAAACAACCAATATCACATCACCTGCTAACCAAATCCCCATATATAATAGCTTTGGACCAATCCTCTGCAGATGTGTGGTCTTTTTTTCTCTTGAGAAAGCTGATCAAGTAATTTTTCATGTACAATTCATAAACAACTACGTAGATTTATATTGATAAAGtacatcaaatatatatatatatattattgagtGAACTATAAGTAGTAATAACAAACAAAGGTACATATAAAAACAACCCTTTTCTTGCCAAACTGATCTACCTAATAAGATTTATATCTGTGCTCACACACCCTATAAAAAAACACAGGTGGTGATGAACACAAAATATCCCCccataataaaaaaaactttcCATTAGAATCATCAGCAAGGCATAACAACATCTCATCCTGATGATCCTTTTATTTACACTCCAACAAAGAAAAACTACTGGTTATAACAAGGAAGCATATAGTAGAAGAGAGTATACGTGGTAGTGGGAGAGAGAGGGGTTCACCGGAGACGGAGTAGCCGACGGAGATTGTCCGTTGCACCGGCATCGATTCCGGCAGCTGCTTCAGCGTTGCAAGTAGTACTGAGCTTGGGCTTAAGTGAAAACCTCGGCAGAGGAAGGCTGCTCGGCGGTGGAGCTAGGCTAAACACCGAACCAGAAAACTTGTCTAAATCTTCCACAGAACAAACTCTACTCTTTCTAGTGGTTAAAGCCTTAGGAAGATCATTCGGATCGGGTCCTAACCTGTTCGTGGAAGCAATAACCAGAGACTCAGATTTCATCAAGTTGGCAACTTTGGCTGCTGGGTTGGATTTTGATTTCTTGGGTGTGAGGGAGTGGTTTCTGGTTACTCCGTTGGTGTTTTTGGTATTGGTCCGAGGGCACGAACGGCCTCTGGTTATTGGTGATGATGAAGAGAGAGGAAGAAGCGGTAGAGGAAGTAAAGGTGGGTTTGGTTGTCGTTGATGACGATATGGGTTATTATTAGGatatagagaagaagaagaagatgatgaattaGAGAAGGAAAGAGGAGGAGGAAGGCGTTGAATGATGCCGGCGCCGTACATGTTCGCCGTCGCCGGAGCTATGTTTTCAGATGGTTTATTGTAGTAATGACCAGAAGAAACTCGGCTGTTCTTCTTCGGGGTggttctgatcatcatttgcttGTTGCTGTTGTACCCAACTGAGATTGACGATGAAGAGTACCTGTCAACAATCACTGTTTCCATAgccataataatataattaagatCTTCGATTAGAAATTACAACAAAAAAGGGCGATATGATCCTTCTAATAACTCGATCAATAGCCTGGCTGAAACTGAGGAAATGGAAAATTCCTTACGGATTTTCTCGAGAAAGTTGTATATAATtagaaagagaaaaaaattaactaaaaaaaaatacagaTCTATATATAGAAATACAATCAGATTACGAGAAAGAGAAcgcaatcacacaaacacacatATAGAgaagaaaacttaattaaaagaAGGTAATTAGTGAATTAGATAGAAGAGATTAACGTTCTATTTCTCGTAATCTTAATAAGACAACGTTCATATGAATGAATAATAATAAGAGCTTAATAATAATAACATGTAACGAATCTTCATCCTTACGCACTCtctaagctctctatttatataaaaaaaaaggaaaataaagCAACAGCCTTTTCCAACGGctactttatataattatttttatttttattaaaaaaaaaagtcattgtCACCCCCAAATTGACCGACAACCGTTACAGTCGGCTAACCAAGCCCAACTCAACCCAAATGGTGGGTTGGGTGGGCGGCAACCGCCGAATCGGTTATGACCGTTGGATGAGATGAGATTTATTAAGAAATAGCCGTTGAGAGGATTTGGAGCGTTGGATCGTTCCTCCTACTTTGTCTGGTCTTGTATGGGACATAATCAATCCTAGCCATACACGTCATCGTCTCATTTTATGTTACGATCCCAATCACTGTGACCTCACGCCTCGGCAAAGGTTTGCTGCCTTGGcttttgattattattattattattatatgaattggAAAATCTAAATCTCAAAATctgtatgattattattattattttacgtACAGATGAATGATGAGCTGGCCAATGTCACTGACACGTGGCATCTCTCTAGCCATGTATGTGACGTTACATATTTTTACATGGTGGTGGTTATAGATCTTCCAACTCAGCTATGCTAGGCCCCTCCCTTATCTAATTATTACCATTATTATACCAGATAAGTTTGATATTtgctatttttttaatatattatttaaaagatatatataaatataaggcACTCCTAAAGTCTGTCAGTTATACTGAGAGGACTTAGTCCTTGAGAGGACTTAGTCCTTCAGGTCGATGTGAGTCATTGGATGTGTgcaatttttatatttaacggctGGATTTAATGTGAAGGCTTTGAGTGTGCAAAAATACTGAAATACCCCATATGTGTACCCATTAATCGGCTACGGTTTGTCTTCGTGTAAActgcatttttttttcaaaaaaacttcTGAAAACTGAATTAGTTTCTTTCCCTCCCCCGACTAACCGAACAAGGTTATTCTCCTCCCCAACTCTGATAAGACATGTATTCTGAAAAGAACCCCATGGCTTCCTCAAGGAAGGATTCAAAGAAGGAGGATGAAAAGTTACACATCCAGGCTGAGTCCAACAGTCCAAAAGTTGTCCCAAAAAGCTGGGATACTACCATCGACAATTACGTACAGTCTCTGGGGAACTCAGTACATGTTCAAGTCAGCGAACCAGCACCTGTGATCAAGTTGACAACCATCGCTCCTTATGAAGTTTTTCGTAACCCCGTCGAACCGAAACCTGGGAGAGCAGAACCAGTAGATGTTCAATGTTTCATTGCAGAGGAAATACGCAAGTTCGACGAAGCAATGGCGCAGGCTCAATCCGTGCGTAAGGAAATTGAGAAGATTGAAATAAAATGGTGCACTGTGAATGGAATGCAAGATGCAGTTGACACTATGGTTCTGTGTTTCCAAGAGTTGGAGGACATAGTGGACCCTGAACTTAATGCATATCAGTCATCTAATTAAGCTATTACTGATATTAATCATGTAGGTGGTTCAACTAGTAAGTTCTTTTCATGGAGTATATGTGGTCATCTGAAGAGAGAAATTGCCATTTTAAATATACTATATACACGTCTGTGTGTGTACAAGACAAATTGGCTGGACCTTATCTTTTGAAAATGATCATGCAGTGGCCACCGTATTTTATTATGTTAAGTAAATGACTTATCATTAAGCATTTAAATGTGTAGATGTCACCACCTTTGTATTCATTTCTTCtacagaataaaaaaaatatagcagCTTCAGTTTTTGTTAcgttattttattatacatttgtCTAAGTCAATTATAATAGTTACTTAGTACCAGTCAAATAGTTACGTGTCTACAATCGTAAATAAGTCACAACCCTTACCTATATTTACTATAAAACCCTCAACTGTACTATTTATTGGACCTAAAATTACGCTTCTACCCCCACTTATTTAAACAGTGCCAACAAAAAAAACACAACCGGTTATACCAAGTCAAAATACTCAAAAGTCAACATTTTAATACCAATGTACATTTGACACTTGGCAAATTTCTGAGCCCCACATAAAGGACTTAGTCCTGTGAGGGACGCCAGAATTGCCCATAAATATAATGTGGAATTTTCACCACTTTtgtcattatattataatatttcctATTTTCGGtacttaaaaaatttataataacatatattatagttataatgTGTATTCTATCAATTTTCGAGAATTTATGAAAAATTTACAATATGAAAATTTGAGTTCAAATAGTCAGTTGCACACATGCATGATTTTTATATACGCATGGAAAACAAACTATTTTTACTCTAATTTTGACACTGTAAATTCAtcgaaatttcttaaaaattagcGGAATGCCTACTATAACTATCATATACGTTGACATACaaaaaaattgtgttataatttctCCACGTACCAAAAACAGAATACACTCCTACCATAAGGGAAAAAATAATATCCTTACTTAAAAAAAAGTTCCCTATATATAAAATGAATTTATTATTAGGGGCATAGAGATAAATAGCCAAGAAGGAACTAAAATATATTTACTATATTATTAAATGAATAATGATATGTGTAAAATATTACACTAACTGATATGACATTAAAATAATAAGTTttgatttaaataaattttattagtTAAATAAAACTGTCACgttaattaatattttagtgtatatatatatcattactcgtacatacttatatataatttatttatttttgaaaatcagatgaattatatacttatatataattATGATGTAGAGATTTTTCCAAATATAAAATTATGATAAAGAGTGAGTTTATGTAATCATCTCTCTTATTCTGAATTTAGTTATCCTTTTCTTCAAGTTTTTAACAAGATATATATACAGATTTTTTTAATTcgataaaatatttataacttttTCGTTCAATAATTTTCAAGCGTGTCATCCTAATCATATGTTGAGTAGAGCTATGCGAtcgaatattattattattattattaactctcatctttacttttattattattattattattattattaactcGCATCTTTACTTTTATTATAtcttttcaaaaagaaaaaaataaaaagctaTTCCATCTCAACGTGGAAGTCACGTAGACATTACTTTATTTTACATATACGTATATATCATAATAATATCTTTCGTAAAAATAAGCTAGACACCTCAAACAGCGATCGTTGGActaacaacttttttttttagccccaaaattataaaataaagtgATATACAATGCCAATATGCCACgcaatttttgttttctttttaaacgATTTTGTTATtgataagaaaaataaacaagtCACATAGTTTATATTAGGAAAAATAGTATATAAATTATTATGAGATAATTTGCAAAACTAATCTCTGTCTGATTAGATAAGGCCAGATTATGGGTTCGGAGCCTTTGGTTTGAGATAATTCTGATTTtagttttgttaattttttttgcctagttttgttttgtttaaatttcaaaataatgGTGGGTTTCAACCACCACCTTCCTAGATTAGTAGGGTTAGTAGTTATAACAAGGGAATGCTAGTTTTAATTCTTATTAGGTGGTTGGTGGTTCTTCGATCTGTGCAAATCACTTCTTTAAGAGTCTCGATTTTTCTTTCTTTGGCTATCAGATCTAGGGGATTCCTCGATTTCTATTTCTCCTGTGTTACGTGACATTCTGATATCTAGTGTCAGGGCTTATGAACATGTTTACTCGTTGTTTTATTTTCCTTATTCCTAGTTTGAATAATGAAGTTGTTATCTCCTGTCTTCTATTAGAAGATTATTGGCTGATGGTCATTGGTGAGGTTGATCTATCATATGCTCATTTGGAAAGTAAACTTAGTTTACTACGCACCTCGTTGGAATTTTGATTGCTTGTGGCTAATTAGACTTTTAGTTGAACTTTCTGTTAAGATTTTCTTTTTATTGATTATTATAACGACTTAGTATGTTGATGTTGGTTGATTTTTCTCTATAAATGTTATCTTCTAATAATAGACTATATCCGATTGACCTATTAATTAATATTTcctttactttaaaaaaaaatctctttcTCAGTTATGTTTGAAACAAAAAATGTGTGTTAATATAATTTCTGACAACACTTAGTACTTACACACAACAAAAtgtattaaattattaataacatgctattttaatataaaattattttcaccaattattatatattaaatgttattgTATAGTATTGTTATATATTGATCTCGCATATATGTTTATTTGAATAGATTAATGATACTCTTAAATATCACAAAATGGGGCCATGGTCGGTTCCATTCTATCATTATACTATTCCTTTCCTCGAGTGAAAAATCCTTTCATTATTAATAAAGCCTACAATTATATATtaacattaaattgatttctctATGTtgaaaatttaattattatatgatatattttgtaTTATCGATTATAGAGGATTGTGTTGTAGTGTTGACATGATGCGCGTGCATCACACGCTCCGATTACCTTTGTGTAGGTTGAAttgacataataataataataataataccaaTTGCTTATAAAAGGGGGAATACTACCCTTCGTAATCATGGGTGTGTTTAttgattaatatatatttatatttatatatatatatacatttttataattattaaagaaTACAATATTGATTAATCGTTAAGATAAATGCATGCACGTGGTTTCTTGTTGAAACAAATGAGAATTAGCTATTTTTGGTGGTTAGCTACCCATCTTGAATAGGAATGAAAAAGACTAATGATTTTTCATAATTTGAGACAAAAAATGAGATACTAATCACCGAAAGTAGTTCATTTCCCTAGTCAATTACTTAAACCGCTATAACAtcttcatgtaaattttgtgttaaatttaacacaaaaaataaattaatactaTATTTGactcaatatttataattgtacTTCAATACACAAGATgcaaattaatacaaaaaaaatcaataattcgTTTAATATTTATCGAGAACAtacaaaaatttattttttttattatccaaAATATGAACTCCAAGAAAtttgttattaaaaaaaataaataaaaaataatatatagttGGTAATTAATTGTCAACTACTAATAATTAATAGTAATGTAGTAAATAAAAAAGTAGTATTTATTGATATATCAAATTTGACTCATACTatattttgtgctaaatttgacacaacttttagcatgtgccGAATGTGGCACACTTTTTTGAAACATCATTggaattatatttttttgtaagatGTGCTAAATATAACATTGCACAAACTTTTTAGCACTCCATTAGAGACTTTTATTTCATCTTAattacaatataaatatatattatctaTG from the Humulus lupulus chromosome X, drHumLupu1.1, whole genome shotgun sequence genome contains:
- the LOC133807443 gene encoding uncharacterized protein LOC133807443, which translates into the protein MAMETVIVDRYSSSSISVGYNSNKQMMIRTTPKKNSRVSSGHYYNKPSENIAPATANMYGAGIIQRLPPPLSFSNSSSSSSSLYPNNNPYRHQRQPNPPLLPLPLLPLSSSSPITRGRSCPRTNTKNTNGVTRNHSLTPKKSKSNPAAKVANLMKSESLVIASTNRLGPDPNDLPKALTTRKSRVCSVEDLDKFSGSVFSLAPPPSSLPLPRFSLKPKLSTTCNAEAAAGIDAGATDNLRRLLRLR